From Dechloromonas sp. A34:
TCAGTCTGACCGCCGTCGAGTTGACGCCGGATTATGCCCACGCCAAGGTCTTCTTCGCGACGCTCAATGACGAGCATCTGGAGGAAATCGAGCGCGGCCTGAAGCGCGCGGCCGGCTTCCTCCGTCGCGAACTGGGACGGCGAATCCATATCCATACCTTGCCCGAGTTGCATTTCGTCTACGACAACTCCATCGAGCGCGGCGCTAGCATGTCGCTGCTGATCGACCAGGCCAAGGCGATCAGCGACCAGACGCCGGAAGACTGAGTTTTCATGCAAGTCAAGAAGACCTGGCAACGGGTCGACGGCGTTCTATTGCTCGACAAACCGATTGGGCTGACCTCAAACGATGCGTTGCAGAAGGCGCGGCGCTTGTTCTCGGCCGCCAAGGGCGGCCATACCGGCACCCTCGATCCGCTGGCCACCGGTCTGCTGCCGCTCTGCTTCGGCGAAGCGACCAAGTTCTCGGCCGACCTGCTCGATGCCGACAAAACCTACGAGGCTGTTCTCAAGCTCGGCATTACAACCGACTCCGGCGATGCCGAGGGGCAGGTCATTGCGACAACTGCCGTAGATGTCGCCGAAAGTGACGTTCTTCGGGTGCTGCCGCAATTCACCGGCGATATCCAGCAAATTCCGCCGATGCATTCGGCCCTCAAGCGCAACGGCCGGCCTTTGTACGAACTGGCTCGCCAAGGCATTGAGGTTGAGCGTGCCGCACGGGCAGTGACTATTTACGCCATCGATCTGCTGGCTTTTTCCGGCGACGGCCTTACCTTGCGCGTCGCATGCAGCAAGGGCACCTACATCCGCGTTCTGGCTGCCGACATCGGCTTGGCGCTGGGTTGCGGCGCGCATCTGGCCGCCTTGCGGCGGACCGTGGTCGGCGATCTTGATCTGGCGCACGCAGTGACGCTGGCCGAACTGGAGGTGCTCGACGAAAGCGGCCGGGCAGGGCATCTGCAAGCCGTCGATGCGTTGCTGCATACCTTGCCGGTCGTGACGGTCGAAGGCGAGGCCGCCGAGCGTTTCCGTCATGGCAATCCGGTCGATCTGCCGGAAGGCTTGTCCGGGAAGATTAGGGTCTACGCCGATGGTCTTTTGATCGGGGTTGGCGAGCCGGGCCCTGACGGTCGCCTGTGGCCGAAACGACTGGTGCAATTGGCCGCGTAAGCTGGTACAATCGCGCGCTTTCCGTCGCCAACGGGAAAAATTCAATCAACTTGGCGCTCGCTCTATCAAACCGGGGCAGCGTCGTAACCATGAAAGAGGGTTTTGAGATGGCATTCACCACCGAAATCAAGGCCGGCATCGTTGCCGAATATCAGCGCGCTCAGGGCGACACCGGTTCCCCGGAAGTGCAGATCGCTCTGTTGACCGCCCGCATCAACGACCTGACCCCGCACTTCAAGGAGCACAAGAAGGACCACCACTCCCGTCGTGGTCTGCTCCGTCTGGTTAGCCAGCGCCGCAAGCTGCTGGACTACCTGAAGGGCAAGAACGTCGATTCTTACCGTACCCTGATTACCCGCCTCGGTCTGCGGAAGTAAGCCAGACTGAAGCCTCCGAGAGAGCGGCCCGGATGATTCCCGGCCGCTTTTTTGTTTTTTGATGTTGTCTGTTGTGTTGTGTGAAGTTCATTGTGATGAGAGTGAAAGGAAAATATGTTTAATGTCGTGAAAAAGACGTTCGCCTATGGGGACCATCAGGTCACCCTGGAGACCGGCGAAGTTGCCCGCCAGGCTGGCGGTGCCGTATTGGTTTCGATGGAAGAGACCGTTGTTTTGGTAACTGTCGTTGCCGCCAAGAATGCCAAACCAGGTCAGGATTTCTTTCCGCTGACCGTCGATTACCAGGAAAAAGTGTACGCAGCCGGCCGTATCCCCGGCGGCTTCTTCAAGCGCGAAGGTCGTCCTTCCGAAAAGGAAACCCTGACCTGCCGCCTGATCGATCGTCCGATTCGCCCGTTGTTCCCGGACGGTTTCTATAACGAAGTCCAGGTCATCGCGACCGTCGTCTCACTGAACCCGGATGTCGATTCCGACATCCCGGCCCTGCTCGGTGCCTCCGCCGCTCTGGCGATCTCCGGCGTGCCGTTCAACGGCCCGATCGGCGCCGCCCGCGTCGGCTACATCGACGGCCATTACGTGCTGTGCCCGACCCTGAGCCAACTCAAGACGAGCCAGCTCGATCTCGTCGTCGCCGGTACCGAAGCTGCCGTGCTGATGGTTGAGTCCGAAGCCGACCAGCTGTCCGAGGAAGTTATGCTCGGTGCCGTCGTGTTCGGCCACACCGAAATGCAGAAGGCGATCAACGCAATCAACGAACTGGTCGAAGAAGCCGGCAAACCGGAATGGGAATGGCAAGCCCCGGCCAAGGACGAAGCGCTGGTCGCCAGCCTGTCCGCGTTGGTTACTGCCAAGCTCGAGGAAGCCTACAACATCACCGTCAAGCAAACGCGTAGCCAGGCCGTCAAGCTCATCCGCGCCGAAGCCATCGCCGCGCTGTGCACGGGCGAAGGTGCCCCGGACGAGAATACCGTCGGTAACCTGTTCCACGAAATCGAAGCTTCCATCGTTCGCGGTCGCATCCTGAGCGGCGCGCCGCGGATCGACGGTCGCGACACCCGCACCGTGCGTCCGATCACCATGCGTTCCGGCGTCCTGCCGCGCACCCATGGCTCGGCTCTGTTCACCCGTGGCGAAACCCAGGCCCTGGCTGTTGCCACCCTCGGCACCAACCGCGACGAGCAGATCATCGACGCCCTGGCCGGTGAATACCGCGACCGCTTCATGCTGCACTACAACATGCCCCCGTACGCCACCGGCGAATGCGGTCGTGTCGGTACGCCGAAGCGTCGCGAAATCGGTCATGGCCGTCTGGCCAAGCGCGCACTGCTCGCCGTGCTGCCGAAGCCGGAAGATTTCTCCTACTCGATGCGCCTGGTGTCGGAAATTACCGAATCCAACGGCTCCTCCTCAATGGCTTCCGTTTGCGGCGGCTGTCTCGCCCTGCTCGACGCCGGTGTGCCGCTCAAGGCGCACGTCGCCGGCATCGCCATGGGCCTGATCAAGGATGGCAACCGGTTTGCCGTGCTGACCGACATCCTCGGCGACGAAGATCACCTCGGCGACATGGACTTCAAGGTGGCTGGTTCGACCGCAGGTATTACTGCGCTGCAGATGGACATCAAGATCCAGGGCATCACCAAGGAAATCATGCAGGTTGCGTTGGCTCAGGCGAAGGATGCCCGCATTCATATCCTCGGCCTGATGCAGGAATCGGCTGCTGGCCCGCGTGAAGAAATGTCGGCCTATGCACCGCGTCTGTACACCTTCAAAATCAATCCGGAAAAAATCCGTGACGTGATTGGCAAGGGCGGCGCTGTTATCCGCGCCCTGACTGAAGAAACAGGCACTACGATCGACATCCAGGATGACGGCACGATCACCATCGCCGCCACCAGCGGCGAAGCCGCTGCGCTGGCGCGTTCGAAGATCGATGCGATCACGGCGGAAGTCGAGATCGGCAAGATCTACGAAGGTACCGTATTGAAGATTCTTGATTTCGGCGCAATCGTTTCAGTCCTGCCGGGCAAGGATGGTCTGCTGCACATCTCCCAGATCGCCCAGGAACGAGTCAACAAGGTCGAAGACTACGTCAAGGAAGGTCAGATCGTTCGCGTCAAGGTTCTCGAGACCGACGACCGCGGCCGCGTCAAGCTGTCCATGAAGGCGGTCGCCGCAGAAGAAGGTGGCGTCGCACCGGTTCAGCAGGAGCAGCAACAGCAGTAATCGTTTGCGGATGATTCGCGCGCCAGCGTGAGTCATCGCTTCGGCAATAAAAAGGGCGCCGCAGGGTGCCCTTTTTTCATGTCGTAAGGTTTATTACGTATGCTATTTGGCTGTCTTGCATCGTGAATATTGACATAACGAAAATGGCGAAGCCAAGCTTCGCCATTTTTGCGCTGACCGAAATTGATGTTCGGTCCTGGCCGGAAAAGACTTGGCGATTTACTTCGCCATCTGTTTCTCTTTCATCTCGTCCAGCGTCTTGCAGTCGATGCACAGCGTGGCCGTAGGGCGGGCTTCCAGGCGCTTGATGCCGATCTCGACACCGCACTTGTTGCAATAGCCATAGTCGCCGTTTTCGATGCTGCTGAGTGTCTCGTCGATCTTCTTGATCAGCTTGCGTTCGCGGTCACGATTACGCAGCTCGATGGCGATGTCGGTCTCCTGGCTGGCGCGATCGTTGGGGTCGGCAAATACCGTGGCCTCGTCCTGCATGGTGTGCACAGTGCGGTCGATATCCTCGCTCAACTCCTTCTTGAGCGTTTCGAGAATCTTGCGGAAATGCCCGAGTTGTTTCGCGCTCATGTAGTCCTCACCCACTTTGGGTTCGTACGGAGCGAAATGTTTATGGAGCAGGTCTTCTGCCATTTTCTTTGTGCGTCCTGGTGGCGAAAAAGGCGATTAAATATCAGAAAGGCGCCAGCTAGGCAAGGAAAGTTTATTTGCCGAAGATAGGCTCTTGATCTGGTGCGGGTTTCCGCGAGGTGCTAAAATCCGTTTCCTCGTGTCGGGGCGTAGCGCAGCCTGGTAGCGCATCTGCTTTGGGAGCAGAGGGTCGTGAGTTCGAATCCCACCGCCCCGACCAATTTCTTCCCTGTTTTTCCAGCATCACCCTCAAGTGCCCGTAGCTCAACTGGATAGAGCAGCTGCCTTCTAAGCAGCAGGTCGGGGGTTCGAGTCCCTCCGGGCACGCCAGTCTTTCACTGGCAACATGGGCAGACCGGTTTCCAAGGTTTCATTTCCCCTCCTTAATCAGGCAGAATAAAGGGCTGAAGACAATTGGCCGGCAAGCGTCTGTGCGGCAATCTTGGGAGTGAAAATGATTCTGGTCACCGGCGGCGCGGGTTATATCGGCTCACACACAGTTGTTGAATTGCTGTCAGCAGGCCATGAACTACTGATTCTCGACAATTTTTCCAATAGTTCGTCGCGGGTGCTTGAGCGAATCGAGCAGATTTCCGGACGGCGGCCATCCGTCATAGAGGGGGATGTCCGCGATGGCGCCTTGTTGGATAAGCTGTTCGCCACCTATCCCGTCACTTCGGTAATTCATTTCGCCGGCCTGAAGGCAGTTGGTGAATCGGTCGAGCAACCGATGCGCTATTACGACAACAATGTCGTCGGCTCCCTGCGCCTCTTCGAAGCTATGGCCAGGGCGGGGGTCTACCGGCTGGTATTCAGTTCCTCTGCCACGGTCTATGGCGATCCGCACAAGGTTCCCATCGACGAAAGCTTTCCGCTCCAGGCGACCAACCCCTATGGACGCAGCAAACTGATCATCGAGGATATGCTGCGCGACATGGGCCGGGCCGATCCGCAATGGCGGGTCGTGCTGCTCCGTTATTTCAATCCCGTCGGCGCGCACGCCAGCGGCTTGATCGGCGAAGATCCGCAAGGCATCCCCAACAACCTGATGCCGTTTGTCGCCCAGGTAGCAGTTGGCCGGCGGGCCGAGCTCAGTGTGTTTGGCGGCGACTACCCAACCGTCGATGGCACTGGGGTGCGCGACTATATTCACGTGGTCGATCTCGCCCGTGGCCATTTGGCGGCGCTGGCAGCGCTGGAGCGGCAGGGCGGGGTCGTTCCGGTCAATCTGGGTACGGGGCGCGGCTACAGCGTGCTGGAGGTCGTCAAAGCGTTTGAGAAGGCCAGCGGCCAAGCCGTGCCTTGCCGGATTGTCGACCGCCGGCCTGGCGATATCGCTGCCTGCTATGCCGATCCCCGGCGTGCCAAGGAGTTGCTCGGTTGGTCGGCCGAGCGCGATATCAATGCCATGTGTGCCGATGCCTGGCGTTGGCAGTCGGCCAATCCTCTGGGGTTCAACGGTTGAGTCGGAGCATGCGCCAAGCCAACGGACCCGCATGCTGACCGCGCCGATTTCCACGGAAAAACTGGTCGAGGTATTGCAGGCTAGTCGGGTCTTCGGTGTCCTGGATGAGGCTGTCCTGCTCGATTTTGCCAGCGAACTGGAACTGCTGTCGGTCAAGGGCGGATGCCCTGTTCTTCATGAAGGCGAAAACTCTGAAAGCATGCTGATTCTGGTCAGCGGCCGCTTGCGAGTGTCGCGGCGCAATGCCGATGGTTCGCTCCTGCTTTACAACGAAATTTGTCCGGGCGAGACGGTCGGCGAAACCGGCATGGTCCTGCAGCAGGCGCGATTTGCCGATGTCACGGCGCTTCGCGACTCGACCATTGCCCTGCTACGTCGTGAATGCTTCGAGGAGCTTCTCGGCCGCCACCCGGTGCCGCTGAATCGTGTTTTTGCCCAGGCGGTCTATCACCAGTTGCGCCATACCCCGCAATTAATGGAGCAGCAACGCGCCCACACCATCGTTATCGTGCCGCTCCGCGATCCTAATCTGGGAGCAGCGGTGGCCAGCGCCCTGACGAGTGCGCTGGAGTCGATGGGACGAACCCGGAAAGTCGGTCAGGAAGACCTCGATCTGCTTCAGTTGGACGCACTGGAGAGCGAGTACGAATTTATCGTGCTGGAAACGGATGCCAGCGATTCGGAGCGTACCCACCTGGCTTTTCGGCAGGCTGATCAGGTGGTCTTCGTCGCTTCCGAAGACGAGTCGAATGAATTGTCCGAAGTCGAGTGCGGTCTTGCCCGAGAGGCCGGCTTCCTGATGAAACGCAAGCATCTGGCGCTTTGCCACAAGGCCGATGCCGAAGGGCCAGGGGATATGCCGGCCTGGCTGCACGGGCGCGACATCGAACGGGTTTATCCGCTGCGGGCGGGGCGCCAGCGGGACTATGCCCGTTTGGCGCGTTTCCTGACCAGCAGTGCGGTGGGCCTGGTGCTGGGCGGCGGCGGCGCGCGCGGATTCTCGCACCTCGGGGTGCTGCGGGCGCTCGAGGAAAACGGGATTCCCGTAGATATTATTGGCGGCAATAGCATGGGGGCACTGATCGGGGCGCAATACGCTTGTGGTGTGCCGATCGACGAAATTCTTGAGCGGACACAGCGCTTTGCTTTGGGCGGCGAGCGTCCGACGTTGCCGTTGATCTCGCTGCTTTCCGGCAAACGACTGGAACGTGATCTGCACCGTATGTTTGGCGATATTCGCATCGAACAGTTGTGGCGTCCTTTTTTCGCGGCGGCCTGCAATCTCAGTCGGGTCTGCACGACGGTTCAGGACAACGGCCTGCTCTGGCGGGCGGTGCTGGCCAGCAACTCGCCGGCCGGGCTGCTGCCGCCAGTGATCTACAACGGTGACCTGCTGGTCGATGGGGCGATTCTCGACAACGTGCCGGTTAGCGCCATGCGCGGACGGCTGGGGACGCCGCTCGAACGGCGGCGGGGAAATGGAACGGTCATCGCGGTGGACGTCGATGTGCGCGAGAACCTGTGCGTCGATCCTGAATTGTTGCGACTTTCGGTCTGGCGAACCTTGAAAGGCTATTTTCGGGCAACCGGGGAAGGTGCGCCTTCCATCGGGGCTATCCTTTACCGGGCGGGGCATATCGGCGGCATGCACGAGCGGGCGCGGACGATGGCGATGGCTGACTTCTGCCTTGAGCCGCCGGTGGCGGAATTCCCGCTGATGGCTTACCGCCGTGCCGACGAAATTGCCGAAGCCGGTTACCGTTATGCGATGGAAGAGATTGCCCAATGGGACAAAACGATACTTCGGCGCTAGCAGGCGATGTCCTTCCGCTTTCCTTGAGCCAGCAGGAAGTCTGGCTCGACCAGCGGGCCTGGCCGGGAAGCACGCATCTCAACATCGGTGGGGCGGGGTATATCGATGGCCCGTTCGACCTGGCGTTGTTTCGTCGGGCGTTGGCGCATCTGGTGGCCGAAAGCGAGGCCTTGCGGCTGGTTCCGCTGGCCGATGGCGGGCAGCGCCTGCTGGCGGCCTACGAAGCCCCGTTGAAAGAGGTCGACCTGTCGACAGCCGCCGAGCCTTTGTCGGCAATGCGTACCTGGTGGCAGAATTGGATGGTCGAGCCCTTTGCCTTCGATGGAACACCACCCTGGCGCTTTGCGCTGCTACGCTACAGCGACCGTCTGCATGGGCTGACCATTCAGTTTCACCACCTGATCATGGATGGTTGGGGTACTTCGCAGGTCATGCAGCGCTGGGCAGCCATTTACAATGCTCTGGTTCGTGGCGAAAAGCCGGCGCCGACCTCCGATCCGGGATATCGCCGGTTTGTTGCCGAATCCCTGGAATACCGTAGCTCATCGGCTTTTGAGAAAGATGCCGCATTCTGGCAGGAACAGGTCCCGGCCTTGCCACCACCCCTGTTCGAACGGCGCTGTCGGCTCGAAACGCAGGGCGGGCTGCCATCTGCTCACCTCCACACCGAGAGCTTGCCACGGGCGGACTATGATCGGCTGGCTGCCGTGGCAATGGGCCTGGGGGCGACGCACTTCACTTTTCTGATTGCCGTTCTCGCCGCTTATTTTTCCCGGGCATACGGTCGGCAGGAGGTGCTGATCGGACTGCCCAGTCTCAATCGTTCCAGCAAGCGTTATCGCGAGACCCAGGGCATGTTTGTCGGGGTGTTTCCATTGCTTGTCCGGGTCCAGCCGGGCGCGACGTTTCGCGAACTGCTTGACTCGGTCGGCCTTGCCCTAAAGGCGGCGATACGCCATCAACGTTACCCGATCAGTGAAGTCGCGCGCAGTCTCGGGGCCATCCGGCAGCGTCGCGACAGCATATTCGATGTCCTTTTTTCCTTTGAGCGGCAGGACTACGATCTGAACTTCGGGGAGGGGCGCTCCTTCGGTTCGCGACAGATATTTTCAGGACTCTCCAGGTATCCCTTGGGTATCACGCTGTGCGAGTTCCAGTCGGTTCAGGATGCGGAGCTGACCTTGGAAGCCAGTCCGGCCTGCTTTTCGGAAGGCGAAGTCGCCTTCCTCGGCAAGCGCCTGGTGCACTTGATGCTGGCGATGGCCGAGGACCCCGCAGGGCGGGTAGCTGACTTCTCCCTGGCCGCGCCAGTTGAGTTGCAAGCGCTACTTAGTGGCCAAGGGGCATCCTCGTCCATTCCTGTGCTGGCGGAGCCATATATCCGGCAATTCAAACGACAGGCCGAAATATCTCCGCAGGCAGTTGCGCTGGTCTGGGATGGCGGGCAATTCGACTATGCTACCTTGGACTCTTGGTCGGACTGTCTGGCCGGGCGCCTGCAAAGCGTGGGCGCGGGCCGGGACAAAATCATTGCCCTGGCCATGGGGCGCTCCCCCGAACTGGTGGCAGCCTTGCTGGCGGTTAGTAAGGTCGGTGCGGCATTTCTGCCGCTTGATCCGGATGCCCCCTTACCCCGATTACAGGCCATCGTCCGGGATAGTGGGGCGCTGGCCCTGCTCGTTCAACCTGAACTTCATGAGCGGTTTTCGCCGCTGCATTCGACGGTGATGGCCATTGCGTCGATACCGGAGCAGGGAGCGGTACTGTTTGGCGGAGTGCAGGCAATGCCGGGTGACCTGGCCTATGTGCTGTTTACCTCCGGATCGACCGGGAGAGCGAAGGGAGTGATGGTCGAGCATGGCGCATTGGCTTTGAGGCTGGCATGGATTGCCAAAGCCTGGGGTGTGCAGCCTTCCGACCGCACCGGGCAGTGCACGCAGGCGACCTTCGATCCTTCGCTGATCGAGCTGTTCGTGCCATTAATCAAAGGCGCCAGCATTGCCTTGTTGCCACCCGGGCGAATGTTGCCGAGTGCGTTTGGGCCATTTGCCGTGCGCAACGAGGTTACG
This genomic window contains:
- the rbfA gene encoding 30S ribosome-binding factor RbfA; amino-acid sequence: MKKKGFQRSDRVAEQVRRDLADLIRTELKDPRVGMISLTAVELTPDYAHAKVFFATLNDEHLEEIERGLKRAAGFLRRELGRRIHIHTLPELHFVYDNSIERGASMSLLIDQAKAISDQTPED
- the truB gene encoding tRNA pseudouridine(55) synthase TruB, coding for MQVKKTWQRVDGVLLLDKPIGLTSNDALQKARRLFSAAKGGHTGTLDPLATGLLPLCFGEATKFSADLLDADKTYEAVLKLGITTDSGDAEGQVIATTAVDVAESDVLRVLPQFTGDIQQIPPMHSALKRNGRPLYELARQGIEVERAARAVTIYAIDLLAFSGDGLTLRVACSKGTYIRVLAADIGLALGCGAHLAALRRTVVGDLDLAHAVTLAELEVLDESGRAGHLQAVDALLHTLPVVTVEGEAAERFRHGNPVDLPEGLSGKIRVYADGLLIGVGEPGPDGRLWPKRLVQLAA
- the rpsO gene encoding 30S ribosomal protein S15; amino-acid sequence: MAFTTEIKAGIVAEYQRAQGDTGSPEVQIALLTARINDLTPHFKEHKKDHHSRRGLLRLVSQRRKLLDYLKGKNVDSYRTLITRLGLRK
- the pnp gene encoding polyribonucleotide nucleotidyltransferase → MFNVVKKTFAYGDHQVTLETGEVARQAGGAVLVSMEETVVLVTVVAAKNAKPGQDFFPLTVDYQEKVYAAGRIPGGFFKREGRPSEKETLTCRLIDRPIRPLFPDGFYNEVQVIATVVSLNPDVDSDIPALLGASAALAISGVPFNGPIGAARVGYIDGHYVLCPTLSQLKTSQLDLVVAGTEAAVLMVESEADQLSEEVMLGAVVFGHTEMQKAINAINELVEEAGKPEWEWQAPAKDEALVASLSALVTAKLEEAYNITVKQTRSQAVKLIRAEAIAALCTGEGAPDENTVGNLFHEIEASIVRGRILSGAPRIDGRDTRTVRPITMRSGVLPRTHGSALFTRGETQALAVATLGTNRDEQIIDALAGEYRDRFMLHYNMPPYATGECGRVGTPKRREIGHGRLAKRALLAVLPKPEDFSYSMRLVSEITESNGSSSMASVCGGCLALLDAGVPLKAHVAGIAMGLIKDGNRFAVLTDILGDEDHLGDMDFKVAGSTAGITALQMDIKIQGITKEIMQVALAQAKDARIHILGLMQESAAGPREEMSAYAPRLYTFKINPEKIRDVIGKGGAVIRALTEETGTTIDIQDDGTITIAATSGEAAALARSKIDAITAEVEIGKIYEGTVLKILDFGAIVSVLPGKDGLLHISQIAQERVNKVEDYVKEGQIVRVKVLETDDRGRVKLSMKAVAAEEGGVAPVQQEQQQQ
- the dksA gene encoding RNA polymerase-binding protein DksA, with amino-acid sequence MAEDLLHKHFAPYEPKVGEDYMSAKQLGHFRKILETLKKELSEDIDRTVHTMQDEATVFADPNDRASQETDIAIELRNRDRERKLIKKIDETLSSIENGDYGYCNKCGVEIGIKRLEARPTATLCIDCKTLDEMKEKQMAK
- the galE gene encoding UDP-glucose 4-epimerase GalE → MKMILVTGGAGYIGSHTVVELLSAGHELLILDNFSNSSSRVLERIEQISGRRPSVIEGDVRDGALLDKLFATYPVTSVIHFAGLKAVGESVEQPMRYYDNNVVGSLRLFEAMARAGVYRLVFSSSATVYGDPHKVPIDESFPLQATNPYGRSKLIIEDMLRDMGRADPQWRVVLLRYFNPVGAHASGLIGEDPQGIPNNLMPFVAQVAVGRRAELSVFGGDYPTVDGTGVRDYIHVVDLARGHLAALAALERQGGVVPVNLGTGRGYSVLEVVKAFEKASGQAVPCRIVDRRPGDIAACYADPRRAKELLGWSAERDINAMCADAWRWQSANPLGFNG
- a CDS encoding patatin-like phospholipase family protein, which translates into the protein MLTAPISTEKLVEVLQASRVFGVLDEAVLLDFASELELLSVKGGCPVLHEGENSESMLILVSGRLRVSRRNADGSLLLYNEICPGETVGETGMVLQQARFADVTALRDSTIALLRRECFEELLGRHPVPLNRVFAQAVYHQLRHTPQLMEQQRAHTIVIVPLRDPNLGAAVASALTSALESMGRTRKVGQEDLDLLQLDALESEYEFIVLETDASDSERTHLAFRQADQVVFVASEDESNELSEVECGLAREAGFLMKRKHLALCHKADAEGPGDMPAWLHGRDIERVYPLRAGRQRDYARLARFLTSSAVGLVLGGGGARGFSHLGVLRALEENGIPVDIIGGNSMGALIGAQYACGVPIDEILERTQRFALGGERPTLPLISLLSGKRLERDLHRMFGDIRIEQLWRPFFAAACNLSRVCTTVQDNGLLWRAVLASNSPAGLLPPVIYNGDLLVDGAILDNVPVSAMRGRLGTPLERRRGNGTVIAVDVDVRENLCVDPELLRLSVWRTLKGYFRATGEGAPSIGAILYRAGHIGGMHERARTMAMADFCLEPPVAEFPLMAYRRADEIAEAGYRYAMEEIAQWDKTILRR
- a CDS encoding non-ribosomal peptide synthetase, translated to MGQNDTSALAGDVLPLSLSQQEVWLDQRAWPGSTHLNIGGAGYIDGPFDLALFRRALAHLVAESEALRLVPLADGGQRLLAAYEAPLKEVDLSTAAEPLSAMRTWWQNWMVEPFAFDGTPPWRFALLRYSDRLHGLTIQFHHLIMDGWGTSQVMQRWAAIYNALVRGEKPAPTSDPGYRRFVAESLEYRSSSAFEKDAAFWQEQVPALPPPLFERRCRLETQGGLPSAHLHTESLPRADYDRLAAVAMGLGATHFTFLIAVLAAYFSRAYGRQEVLIGLPSLNRSSKRYRETQGMFVGVFPLLVRVQPGATFRELLDSVGLALKAAIRHQRYPISEVARSLGAIRQRRDSIFDVLFSFERQDYDLNFGEGRSFGSRQIFSGLSRYPLGITLCEFQSVQDAELTLEASPACFSEGEVAFLGKRLVHLMLAMAEDPAGRVADFSLAAPVELQALLSGQGASSSIPVLAEPYIRQFKRQAEISPQAVALVWDGGQFDYATLDSWSDCLAGRLQSVGAGRDKIIALAMGRSPELVAALLAVSKVGAAFLPLDPDAPLPRLQAIVRDSGALALLVQPELHERFSPLHSTVMAIASIPEQGAVLFGGVQAMPGDLAYVLFTSGSTGRAKGVMVEHGALALRLAWIAKAWGVQPSDRTGQCTQATFDPSLIELFVPLIKGASIALLPPGRMLPSAFGPFAVRNEVTIMALVPSTLSGLLESLADRSRLKLRVACCGGEVLPADLANRFLDETGARLFNVYGPTETAIFATAWECVRQLGKTTLPVGRAIDGSRIYVLDAGRQLLPFGISGEVYIAGQVVARGYLNQPETDREAFFDDPFFPGERMYRTGDRGWLACDGNLHFMGRLDRQIKLRGYRIELGEIESVLLALDGVQQAAAKVLDREGRAIIHVWLAGSPHISGKRVRQHLASSLPDYMLPSGISCLPELPLSSTGKIAYDLLPDPDEQLQAVAHPVPSNAMEGALLALWKAVLKRDVLGVSDNFFDIGGDSLAAVDILAGIETLVGRAVPLFLLTENPTVESLARAVGGGTDSGLPPNDIMLALGQKSGRMALYMAASGHGDLIRFQRLADALSGVCSFYMLQPPAGRPFASISDLANTYAEQIVQNGQPGVIAGFSVGGIAALETARVLRLRNARVHSVCLIDVVFPGRIFRSAIFWRSLGWLARQLNAYELSMNGRHLGALFSDPGLVAQIYAMESYSLKPYQGSVVQINSSGLMRWDRWVFKPWKRYVSPVLDSYIVPGLHGSIFDESSINSLAAALRSVLDGLTIDNLTRKPQ